One Deltaproteobacteria bacterium genomic region harbors:
- a CDS encoding sigma-54-dependent Fis family transcriptional regulator gives MMDGHPDWPQLHILVVEDDPHHAASMRQALMRMEPGVRVTTVDRLGRALVALRDPAIGCVVTDLRLPDAADDRIVGALRAARREVPIIVATGTGSEELAVAAMKLGAADYLSKHPRYVEQLPLLVREALGRSVLAGVDAAGTDAPPLAGGGIDEQSLIATTAGMRAVMGLVERAARSAVPVLVEGETGTGKELIARAIHRRGPRREAPFLVQNCAAISESLLESELFGHVRGAFTGADRDRRGLFEEAGDGTVFLDEVGEAPPSVQAKLLRVLQHEEVKAVGADRVRHVRARIVAATNRPLEAEARAGRFRLDLYYRLAVLPLRVPPLRHRSAEIPGLIGHFLGRFEAREGRETGGFDGDALRVLQAYPWPGNVRELENEIHRLVLCLAQGQRIRRQHLARRIREADPAAHDEPLSRLLERVEIALIRQRLQEKPTKTAAARSLGITREALYAKMRRLGMTTREARPVSGVRSA, from the coding sequence GTGATGGACGGGCACCCGGACTGGCCTCAGCTGCATATTCTCGTCGTCGAGGACGACCCTCACCACGCGGCGTCCATGCGGCAGGCGCTGATGCGAATGGAGCCGGGCGTGCGGGTGACGACCGTCGACCGCCTGGGCCGTGCGCTGGTGGCGCTCCGGGATCCGGCGATCGGGTGCGTGGTGACGGATCTCCGCCTGCCCGACGCCGCGGACGATCGGATCGTCGGCGCGCTGCGCGCGGCGCGGCGGGAGGTCCCCATCATCGTCGCGACCGGCACCGGCTCGGAGGAGCTCGCCGTCGCCGCCATGAAGCTCGGGGCCGCCGACTACCTGAGCAAGCATCCGCGCTACGTCGAGCAGCTCCCGCTCCTCGTCCGCGAGGCGCTCGGCCGCTCGGTCCTCGCCGGCGTCGATGCCGCGGGCACCGACGCGCCGCCGCTGGCCGGGGGCGGCATCGACGAGCAATCGCTGATCGCGACCACGGCCGGCATGCGCGCGGTCATGGGCCTCGTCGAGCGCGCGGCCAGGAGCGCCGTACCGGTGCTCGTCGAGGGCGAGACCGGCACCGGGAAGGAGCTGATCGCCCGCGCCATCCACCGCCGCGGCCCGCGGCGCGAGGCGCCGTTTCTCGTCCAGAACTGCGCCGCGATCTCGGAGTCGCTGCTCGAGAGCGAGCTGTTCGGACACGTGCGCGGCGCCTTCACCGGCGCCGACCGCGACCGGCGCGGCCTGTTCGAGGAGGCGGGCGACGGCACGGTCTTTCTCGACGAGGTCGGCGAGGCACCGCCGTCAGTCCAGGCCAAGCTCCTGCGCGTCCTGCAACACGAGGAGGTGAAGGCCGTCGGCGCCGACAGGGTGCGTCACGTCCGCGCCCGCATCGTCGCGGCGACGAACCGGCCGCTCGAAGCCGAAGCGCGGGCAGGGCGCTTTCGACTGGATCTCTATTACCGTCTCGCCGTCCTGCCCCTCCGCGTCCCGCCCCTGCGGCATCGCTCGGCCGAGATCCCCGGCTTGATCGGGCACTTCCTCGGCCGTTTCGAAGCGAGGGAAGGCCGCGAGACCGGCGGCTTCGACGGCGACGCCCTGCGCGTCCTCCAGGCGTACCCGTGGCCGGGCAACGTGCGCGAGCTCGAGAACGAGATTCACCGGCTCGTCCTCTGCCTGGCGCAGGGGCAGCGCATCCGCCGCCAGCATCTGGCCCGGCGGATTCGCGAGGCCGATCCCGCGGCCCACGACGAGCCGCTCTCCCGGCTCCTCGAGCGCGTCGAGATCGCGCTCATCCGCCAGCGCCTGCAGGAGAAGCCCACCAAGACCGCCGCCGCCCGCAGCCTCGGGATCACCCGTGAGGCGCTCTACGCGAAGATGCGCCGCCTCGGCATGACGACCCGCGAGGCACGACCCGTCAGCGGAGTTCGATCCGCGTGA
- a CDS encoding MBL fold metallo-hydrolase → MTTAMKAATARDLSMARGYSRLAVGRPDLGSQGRRPRGKVRPGGTAMHEIVDGIVMWSWLSEPHGYNFNGYFVRHRAGNLCIDPVEPGDDVLALLRREGVARILITNRNHVRKANLVREQTGAPVAIHPADAAYARGQGAVIDAELRAGERVGPFAVVGVPGKSPGEVALYDAARRLLVVGDAVIGNPPGRLSLLREKVMDDPPRLRESVEALTSLEIDTLLVGDGEPILHEAGSRLRELVATFPA, encoded by the coding sequence GTGACGACGGCGATGAAGGCGGCGACGGCTAGGGACCTCAGCATGGCCCGCGGCTATAGCCGACTCGCCGTCGGGCGACCAGACCTGGGTTCACAGGGACGCCGTCCTCGGGGTAAGGTCCGGCCGGGAGGGACGGCCATGCACGAGATCGTCGACGGCATCGTCATGTGGTCCTGGCTCTCCGAGCCGCACGGCTACAACTTCAACGGCTACTTCGTCCGCCACCGCGCCGGGAACCTCTGCATCGACCCCGTCGAGCCGGGGGACGACGTCCTCGCCCTCCTCCGCCGTGAGGGTGTGGCCCGCATCCTGATCACCAACCGGAACCACGTCCGGAAGGCCAACCTCGTGCGCGAGCAAACGGGCGCGCCCGTCGCGATCCACCCGGCCGACGCCGCCTACGCCCGGGGCCAGGGCGCCGTCATCGATGCCGAGCTCCGCGCCGGCGAGCGCGTCGGCCCCTTCGCCGTCGTCGGGGTGCCGGGCAAGTCGCCGGGCGAGGTGGCGCTGTACGACGCGGCTCGCCGCCTCCTCGTCGTCGGCGACGCCGTCATCGGCAACCCGCCCGGCCGCCTCTCGCTGCTGCGCGAGAAGGTGATGGACGACCCGCCGCGGCTGCGCGAGAGCGTGGAAGCGCTCACCAGCCTGGAGATCGACACGCTCCTCGTGGGCGACGGCGAGCCCATCCTCCACGAGGCGGGCTCGCGGCTGCGCGAGCTCGTCGCCACGTTCCCCGCCTAG
- a CDS encoding acyl-CoA dehydrogenase, producing MADLETFRAELRSWLAENVTDDLRGENAALLPEAERVRRLRAWQKKLADARWVGITWPREFGGRAATIPEQIAYTEEMARARAPEVIGQLGIGIAGPPIMAYGDEAQKRRFLRRILTAEDLWCFGFSEPGAGSDLASLRTAALPKDDHFEVTGQKVWTTLAQHADWCMLLCRTDPETRRREGISCLLVDMQSPGITVRPLRQMTGEAEFNEVFFESVRVPRENLLGELHGGWQIAVSALQNERGILYVVGMQILLSGARDRLFALARERGAGRDPVRRQALAAVHLGTEIFRMNCQRTLDKLLRMEMPGPEASIIKLHWTELTQAMPRIGMEILGPEGLRYDGTASPAQWVQKGYLGSPAASIASGTSEIMRGIIAMQVLGLPRGS from the coding sequence ATGGCAGATCTCGAGACGTTCCGCGCCGAGCTGAGGAGCTGGCTCGCCGAGAACGTCACCGACGACCTCCGAGGCGAGAACGCCGCCCTGCTGCCGGAGGCCGAGCGCGTCCGGCGCCTCCGCGCCTGGCAGAAGAAGCTCGCCGACGCGCGCTGGGTCGGCATCACGTGGCCGCGGGAGTTCGGCGGCCGCGCGGCAACCATCCCGGAGCAGATCGCCTACACCGAGGAGATGGCGCGCGCGCGGGCGCCGGAGGTGATCGGCCAGCTCGGGATCGGCATCGCCGGCCCGCCCATCATGGCCTACGGCGACGAGGCGCAGAAGCGCCGCTTCCTCCGCCGCATCCTGACCGCCGAGGACCTCTGGTGCTTCGGCTTCTCCGAGCCCGGCGCCGGCTCCGACCTGGCGTCGCTGCGCACGGCCGCGCTTCCCAAGGACGACCACTTCGAGGTGACCGGCCAGAAGGTGTGGACGACGCTCGCGCAGCACGCCGACTGGTGCATGCTCCTCTGCCGGACCGACCCCGAGACCCGCCGCCGCGAGGGCATCTCCTGCCTGCTCGTCGACATGCAGAGCCCGGGCATCACGGTCCGCCCGCTCCGCCAGATGACGGGCGAGGCGGAGTTCAACGAGGTCTTCTTCGAGTCCGTCCGCGTGCCGCGCGAGAACCTCCTCGGCGAGCTGCATGGCGGCTGGCAGATCGCCGTCTCGGCGCTCCAGAACGAGCGCGGCATCCTCTACGTGGTCGGCATGCAGATCCTGCTCTCCGGGGCGCGCGACCGCCTGTTCGCGCTGGCACGCGAGCGCGGCGCCGGGCGCGACCCCGTGCGGCGCCAGGCGCTCGCCGCCGTCCACCTCGGCACGGAGATCTTCCGCATGAACTGCCAGCGGACGCTCGACAAGCTGCTGCGCATGGAGATGCCGGGCCCCGAGGCCTCGATCATCAAGCTCCACTGGACAGAGCTCACGCAGGCGATGCCGCGGATCGGCATGGAGATCCTCGGGCCCGAGGGGCTGCGCTACGACGGGACCGCGAGCCCCGCGCAGTGGGTGCAGAAGGGATATCTCGGATCGCCGGCGGCGAGCATCGCATCGGGGACGTCGGAGATCATGCGCGGCATCATCGCGATGCAGGTGCTCGGCCTGCCGCGCGGGAGCTAG